The genomic region AATGGAGGTAGAAAATGTGGCGGCTGTCATTGTGACCGCTCAGTTACCTTCATTTGCCAGAGCAGGAGATAAAGTGGATATAGCCGTAGCAACCTTAGGTAATGCGAAAAGTTTAGCAGGCGGCGTTTTACTTCAGACACCATTATTAGGAGCAGATGGGGCGGTTTATGCCTTAGCTCAAGGACCTATTTTAATTGCGGGCAAAGCCATTGGTAAAAAACATCTTACTGTCGCCCAGATTTCGCAAGGAGCGATTATCGAAAAAGATGTTACCTGCCCGATTGTTAAAGAAAATGCTGTCTCTTTAGTGCTTAAGGAAAGTGATTTTACGACTGCCTTTAGAATTGCAACCGCAATTAATACTAAATTTACCCCAAATACCGCTAAAGCATTAGACCCATCTTTAGTCCTGGTCAAAATACCTGAAAACTATAAAGAAAGGATAGTTGAATTTATATCTGGATTAGAAGGTTTAACCTTAACTCCGGATATGCAATCTAAAGTAATTGTGAACGAGCGAACAGGAACAATCGTGATGGGCAAAGATATTCGCATTTCACAAGTGGCTGTCGCACATGGAAATATAAGTGTTGTCGTAAA from bacterium harbors:
- a CDS encoding flagellar basal body P-ring protein FlgI; this encodes MASVFVLRRLIIFIFIFISVVVYAQETVVRVKDLCRIEGVRPNQLMGYGLVIGLNGTGDDKGTFFTAQSIVNMLTRLGISVAKEKMEVENVAAVIVTAQLPSFARAGDKVDIAVATLGNAKSLAGGVLLQTPLLGADGAVYALAQGPILIAGKAIGKKHLTVAQISQGAIIEKDVTCPIVKENAVSLVLKESDFTTAFRIATAINTKFTPNTAKALDPSLVLVKIPENYKERIVEFISGLEGLTLTPDMQSKVIVNERTGTIVMGKDIRISQVAVAHGNISVVVKSRTATESKEAKEENVILFSPTVTIEDVVSALNSIGATPEDLIAILQAIKTAGALHAEIIIM